A genomic window from Streptococcus sanguinis includes:
- a CDS encoding CHAP domain-containing protein — MKKYQKLFLLSGAVLGLFANHSTVHAVESPESEVKILGPTDRASNVDVTVNDRTASISYTRSQAQEPYLIAHAVWSEENGQDDLKWYDTPQTPITDIDLSNHPGYGTFHVHTYIRIGERLVALNATTFHVDKPASKTNASVSGGTGRISFSRNKDQTHSKIVHAVWSEEKGSDDLQWYDAGEESTEFNLSKHRSYGRYFVDTYENVNGKMIFLSGTTFHLENPKPIIETSFPQTGIMEITVKNVPDTMHRIVLPTWSDKKGQDDLQWYEASKNPDGSYSARVELRKHNYDTGTYNIHLYGQSYVQPESTGITGTTVEIDSLKLPSDEEQKPLFTVENINPKQGTYTVKTTETSLSKPIKSVQVPIWSTSNQSNLKWYKATPNGDGTFSATFDIRNHQALSGTYNNHIYITYNDGSEHNYAADSVSMSTDQIQAKVAVRKTEANRYEVTVTDAYGDGDIVLPTWSEVNGQDDIKWYTANKAGNGTYKFTVDTQNHKGSGLFNTHVYRKKAGQLTGLTGTSYQVEKSSVQSANIQPNYAAANATTYPVGQCTWGAKALAPWAGNYWGNGGQWAASARRAGFRTGSRPEVGAIACWDDGGYGHVGVVTHVESNTRIQIQESNYLGKQYISNFRGWFDPTASYWGRLTYIYPK, encoded by the coding sequence ATGAAGAAATATCAAAAACTGTTTTTATTATCTGGAGCTGTCCTAGGTCTCTTTGCGAACCACTCAACAGTTCATGCGGTTGAATCGCCTGAATCTGAAGTCAAAATTCTAGGCCCCACTGATCGTGCCAGCAATGTCGATGTGACTGTGAACGATCGTACAGCCTCTATTAGTTATACCCGTTCCCAAGCTCAAGAACCTTATCTTATTGCTCATGCTGTTTGGTCTGAAGAAAACGGACAAGATGATTTGAAATGGTATGATACACCACAAACGCCCATCACTGACATTGACTTAAGCAACCATCCAGGATATGGTACGTTTCATGTTCATACCTATATACGGATAGGAGAGCGCTTGGTAGCTCTAAATGCCACTACCTTTCATGTAGATAAACCAGCTAGTAAAACGAATGCATCCGTCTCAGGAGGTACAGGGCGCATTAGTTTTTCCCGCAACAAAGACCAAACTCACTCAAAGATTGTCCATGCTGTCTGGTCAGAGGAAAAAGGCAGCGACGACCTTCAGTGGTATGACGCAGGAGAAGAATCAACTGAGTTTAATCTATCCAAACATCGTAGTTATGGACGATACTTCGTTGACACTTACGAAAATGTAAACGGAAAAATGATTTTCCTATCTGGTACTACGTTCCATCTTGAAAATCCGAAACCGATAATCGAAACCAGCTTCCCTCAAACCGGTATCATGGAAATTACGGTCAAAAACGTACCTGATACCATGCATCGAATTGTTCTTCCAACTTGGTCTGATAAGAAAGGGCAAGATGATCTACAATGGTACGAAGCAAGCAAAAATCCGGATGGCAGCTACAGCGCTCGGGTGGAACTCAGAAAGCATAACTACGACACTGGGACTTACAATATCCACCTTTACGGCCAAAGCTATGTTCAACCGGAATCAACTGGTATAACAGGAACGACAGTTGAAATTGACAGCTTAAAATTACCTTCGGACGAGGAACAGAAACCTCTTTTTACGGTGGAAAATATCAACCCCAAACAAGGGACCTACACCGTGAAAACTACCGAAACTAGCTTATCTAAACCTATAAAGTCTGTCCAAGTTCCCATTTGGAGCACTAGCAATCAGAGTAATCTTAAATGGTATAAGGCAACGCCTAACGGAGACGGAACCTTCAGTGCGACCTTTGATATCCGCAATCATCAGGCTTTGTCTGGGACCTATAATAATCACATCTATATCACTTACAATGATGGTAGCGAACACAACTACGCAGCAGATTCTGTCTCAATGTCTACCGACCAAATTCAAGCCAAGGTTGCAGTTAGGAAAACTGAGGCTAATCGCTATGAGGTGACCGTGACAGACGCCTACGGAGATGGCGATATTGTTCTGCCAACTTGGTCAGAAGTCAATGGGCAAGATGATATCAAATGGTATACCGCCAATAAGGCCGGCAATGGAACTTACAAATTTACCGTGGATACTCAGAATCACAAGGGGAGCGGTCTATTTAACACCCATGTCTATCGTAAAAAAGCGGGGCAACTGACTGGTCTGACTGGAACTAGCTATCAGGTTGAGAAATCAAGCGTTCAATCAGCTAATATTCAGCCTAACTATGCCGCTGCTAATGCGACAACTTATCCTGTCGGCCAATGCACTTGGGGAGCTAAAGCTCTAGCTCCTTGGGCAGGAAATTACTGGGGCAACGGCGGTCAATGGGCAGCTAGTGCCAGAAGAGCTGGATTCCGTACCGGCAGTAGGCCTGAGGTTGGCGCCATCGCCTGCTGGGATGACGGTGGCTACGGCCACGTTGGTGTCGTGACTCATGTCGAATCCAATACCCGCATCCAGATCCAAGAGTCTAACTACCTCGGCAAGCAGTACATCAGCAACTTCCGTGGCTGGTTTGACCCAACTGCTTCCTACTGGGGCCGCCTGACCTATATCTACCCTAAATAA
- a CDS encoding ATP-grasp domain-containing protein, with the protein MKNRLLFLEGSSLTSRETLTVLLKESYKVDVLSPDKFSIATFSRLTHRIPTVDINRFPLDYLKQVNQLLHQKNYAAILPTHEEGWLLANGGNFLPTRLPVALADKEQIEKLAGKIAFAEISDQLNLPIPKWERVENLESVSLPYPYWLKADYGTAGRLVYKITSKEDLARAADVLLANDEKWMVQQDIVGDYGQVQAVFHHGQLLAVHSSVKVGSGAGGSAAARLSIESEKTREHVEKLGQFLQWHGALTLDFIRTDGHFYYIECNPRMVEPANAYKAGVNFPKIMIELANGCYSKSDVSVGQAGVGTHSLMALLIGTAERTKSRKKILQTIGQWLFKSDSEEVLTPVWKDFLSFIPLATITIRLLINPKSVTKLVNNTVKDYSVEAATLKNI; encoded by the coding sequence ATGAAAAACAGACTGCTATTTTTAGAAGGTTCTAGCTTAACTTCAAGAGAGACTCTAACAGTATTGCTAAAAGAGAGCTACAAAGTTGATGTCCTGTCTCCTGATAAGTTTTCTATTGCAACATTCAGTCGACTCACTCATAGAATTCCGACAGTTGATATAAATCGTTTTCCTTTAGATTACTTGAAACAAGTTAATCAGCTGCTTCATCAAAAAAATTATGCAGCTATTTTGCCGACACATGAGGAAGGCTGGTTATTGGCAAATGGGGGAAATTTTTTACCAACTCGTTTGCCAGTAGCGCTTGCTGATAAAGAACAAATTGAAAAGCTGGCTGGGAAGATTGCGTTTGCTGAAATTTCGGATCAGTTAAATCTGCCAATTCCTAAATGGGAGCGTGTGGAAAATTTAGAATCTGTTTCTCTTCCTTATCCTTATTGGCTAAAGGCAGACTATGGTACTGCCGGTCGTTTGGTTTATAAAATCACAAGTAAGGAAGATTTGGCGAGAGCTGCGGACGTTTTATTAGCCAATGATGAAAAATGGATGGTTCAGCAAGACATAGTCGGAGATTATGGTCAGGTTCAAGCAGTATTTCATCATGGTCAGTTACTTGCAGTTCATTCTAGTGTTAAAGTGGGTTCTGGTGCCGGTGGTTCAGCTGCTGCTAGATTAAGTATAGAATCTGAGAAAACGAGAGAGCATGTCGAAAAATTAGGTCAATTTTTACAATGGCATGGTGCTTTAACTTTAGATTTTATACGTACCGACGGTCATTTTTATTACATAGAATGCAATCCTAGAATGGTTGAACCTGCTAATGCCTACAAAGCAGGAGTTAACTTCCCAAAAATCATGATAGAGTTAGCCAATGGCTGCTATTCCAAATCTGATGTTAGTGTTGGGCAAGCAGGGGTAGGGACGCATAGCCTGATGGCTTTGCTTATCGGCACTGCAGAAAGAACCAAGAGCAGAAAAAAGATATTGCAGACAATAGGGCAGTGGCTTTTTAAAAGTGACAGCGAGGAGGTTTTAACTCCAGTTTGGAAAGATTTCCTAAGTTTTATCCCTCTTGCCACTATTACAATCCGATTATTGATAAATCCTAAAAGTGTCACAAAACTGGTCAATAATACTGTTAAAGATTACAGTGTGGAAGCAGCCACCCTAAAAAATATTTGA
- the purD gene encoding phosphoribosylamine--glycine ligase, which yields MKLLVVGSGGREHAIAKKLLESQGVEQVFVAPGNDGMTLDGLDLVNIGISEHSKLIEFAKENDVAWSFIGPDDALAAGIVDDFNQAGLKAFGPSRLAAELEWSKDFAKEIMVKYGVPTATYGTFSDFEEAKSYIEKQGAPIVVKADGLALGKGVVVAETVEQAVEAAHDMLLDNKFGDSGARVVIEEFLEGEEFSLFAFVNGDKFYILPTAQDHKRAYDGDKGPNTGGMGAYAPVPHLPQSVVVQSVETIIKPVLKGMIAEGRPYLGVLYAGLILTADGPKVIEFNSRFGDPETQIILPRLTSDFAQNITDILDKKEPAITWLAEGVTLGVVVASNGYPLDYEKGVELPAKTEGDIITYYAGAKFAENSRALLSNGGRVYMLVTTADTVSAAQKKIYDQLKKQDTTGLFYRTDIGSKAL from the coding sequence ATGAAGCTTTTAGTTGTTGGTTCAGGCGGTCGTGAGCATGCGATTGCCAAGAAATTGTTAGAGTCTCAGGGTGTGGAGCAGGTGTTTGTCGCTCCTGGAAATGATGGCATGACCTTGGATGGGTTGGATTTAGTAAATATTGGAATTTCCGAACATTCTAAACTAATCGAATTTGCCAAGGAGAATGATGTTGCTTGGTCCTTTATCGGTCCGGATGATGCCCTGGCAGCTGGGATTGTAGATGATTTTAACCAAGCTGGGCTCAAGGCTTTCGGTCCATCTCGTTTAGCAGCGGAGCTGGAGTGGTCCAAGGATTTTGCCAAGGAAATTATGGTTAAATACGGTGTTCCGACAGCAACCTATGGCACATTTTCCGACTTTGAGGAAGCCAAATCCTACATCGAAAAGCAAGGGGCGCCTATCGTGGTCAAGGCGGACGGCCTAGCTCTGGGCAAGGGTGTGGTCGTAGCGGAGACTGTGGAGCAGGCGGTCGAAGCAGCTCACGATATGCTCTTGGATAATAAGTTCGGCGACAGCGGTGCGCGCGTGGTCATCGAGGAATTTCTTGAAGGTGAGGAGTTCTCTCTCTTTGCCTTTGTCAATGGCGATAAGTTTTACATCCTGCCGACGGCCCAGGACCATAAGCGGGCCTACGATGGGGACAAGGGTCCCAATACAGGTGGTATGGGAGCTTATGCGCCAGTGCCTCACCTGCCACAAAGCGTGGTGGTTCAGTCGGTTGAGACGATTATCAAGCCGGTTCTCAAAGGCATGATTGCTGAGGGCCGACCTTATCTTGGCGTGCTCTACGCTGGGCTGATTTTGACAGCCGATGGCCCCAAGGTTATCGAGTTCAACTCGCGCTTTGGCGACCCAGAGACCCAGATTATCCTGCCGCGCCTTACGTCTGATTTTGCGCAGAACATCACGGACATTTTGGACAAGAAAGAGCCTGCTATCACTTGGCTGGCTGAGGGCGTGACCCTTGGCGTGGTTGTCGCATCAAATGGCTACCCGCTAGATTATGAAAAGGGTGTCGAATTGCCAGCAAAAACCGAAGGCGACATCATCACCTACTATGCTGGGGCTAAGTTTGCGGAAAATAGTAGAGCACTGCTGTCGAATGGTGGCCGAGTGTACATGCTGGTCACCACAGCAGATACCGTCTCAGCTGCGCAGAAAAAAATCTACGACCAACTTAAAAAACAAGACACCACAGGCCTCTTTTACCGAACAGACATCGGAAGCAAGGCTTTGTAA